Proteins encoded within one genomic window of bacterium:
- a CDS encoding PQQ-dependent sugar dehydrogenase: protein MATHLGGALIALALAAAPETVAAQCGDGAVLAPEECDDGNTTSGDGCSATCQLEDASALCAGVATHSGTALAAVRVAAGLSQPVQVTAPPLDPNSLYLVERGGTVRILRDGGLLPTPFLNLVGRVSSGAEQGLLSIAFHPNYRNNRRVFVAYTDGRGMSVLSRFESTTAAPDVVALSSERILLVVPQPFPTNNGGQLAFGLDGRLYYGLGDGGGVSDPSDNSQNAFSLLGKILRLDVDVETPPFYAVPPDNPNAALGPMFGLVWAKGLHNPWRFGFDRVTGALWIGDVGEDQREEIDVLPAGSAGANLGWDVFEGSLCFEPAPLFPSCPAPTAGFTFPVREYDHGQGCAVIGGFVYRGCALPDLQGRYFYGDHCSAFVRSVALDGGVAVDDADHTAELTPGGGLSIDDITAFGEDARGELYIVDGGGEVFQIVAGAPPAAATSTPTATDTWTPLPATATPTQTATFVESTATAIVIGNPTRTGTPTRTQTPTRTPTPSRTPTLARTATPTRTPTATAQRGRPCDGTDRDDDRGGRDDDRDRGDARRDERGRD, encoded by the coding sequence GTGGCAACGCACCTCGGTGGCGCATTGATCGCGCTCGCGCTCGCCGCCGCCCCGGAGACGGTGGCGGCGCAGTGCGGCGACGGCGCCGTGCTCGCCCCGGAGGAATGCGACGACGGCAACACGACGAGCGGCGACGGCTGCTCCGCCACCTGCCAGCTCGAGGATGCGTCGGCGCTCTGCGCCGGCGTCGCCACCCACAGCGGCACGGCGCTCGCGGCGGTGCGGGTCGCCGCCGGCCTCAGCCAGCCGGTGCAGGTGACCGCGCCGCCGCTCGATCCCAACAGCCTCTACCTCGTCGAGCGCGGCGGCACGGTGCGCATCCTGCGCGACGGCGGCCTGCTGCCGACCCCGTTCCTCAATCTCGTCGGCCGCGTCAGCAGCGGCGCCGAGCAGGGCCTGCTGAGCATCGCCTTCCACCCCAACTACCGGAACAACCGCCGCGTCTTCGTCGCCTATACCGACGGTCGCGGGATGTCGGTGCTGTCGCGCTTCGAGAGCACCACGGCGGCGCCCGACGTCGTGGCGCTGAGCAGCGAGCGCATCCTGTTGGTGGTGCCGCAGCCGTTCCCGACCAACAACGGCGGCCAGCTCGCCTTCGGCCTCGATGGCCGCCTCTACTACGGCCTCGGCGACGGCGGCGGCGTCAGCGATCCGTCCGACAACAGCCAGAACGCCTTCAGCCTGCTGGGCAAGATCCTGCGCCTCGACGTCGACGTCGAGACCCCGCCCTTCTACGCCGTGCCGCCCGACAACCCGAACGCGGCGCTCGGCCCGATGTTCGGCCTGGTGTGGGCGAAAGGGCTGCACAATCCGTGGCGCTTCGGCTTCGACCGCGTCACCGGCGCGCTCTGGATCGGCGACGTCGGCGAGGACCAGCGCGAGGAGATCGACGTCCTGCCGGCCGGCAGCGCCGGCGCCAACCTCGGCTGGGATGTCTTCGAGGGCAGCCTCTGCTTCGAGCCGGCGCCGCTGTTCCCGAGCTGCCCGGCGCCGACCGCCGGCTTCACCTTCCCGGTGCGCGAGTACGACCACGGCCAGGGCTGCGCCGTCATCGGCGGCTTCGTCTACCGCGGCTGCGCCCTCCCCGATCTGCAGGGCCGATATTTCTACGGCGACCACTGCAGCGCCTTCGTCCGCAGCGTCGCGCTCGACGGCGGCGTCGCGGTCGATGACGCCGACCACACCGCCGAGCTCACCCCCGGCGGCGGCCTGAGCATCGACGACATCACCGCCTTCGGCGAGGACGCGCGCGGCGAGCTCTACATCGTCGACGGCGGCGGCGAGGTCTTCCAGATCGTCGCCGGCGCGCCGCCGGCGGCGGCGACGAGCACGCCGACCGCGACCGACACCTGGACGCCATTGCCGGCGACCGCGACCCCGACCCAGACCGCGACCTTCGTGGAGTCGACGGCGACGGCGATCGTCATCGGCAATCCGACGCGGACCGGCACCCCGACGCGCACCCAGACCCCGACGCGGACGCCGACGCCCAGCCGCACGCCCACGCTGGCGCGGACCGCCACCCCGACGCGGACGCCGACCGCCACCGCGCAGCGCGGCCGGCCCTGCGACGGGACCGACCGCGATGACGACCGCGGCGGCCGGGACGACGACCGGGATCGCGGCGACGCGCGGCGCGACGAGCGCGGGCGCGACTGA